The nucleotide sequence taatatacacaactgatatttttattatttcatatttttctattgatgtctacccaatgtgtACCTGACAGAGACAATTAAATATTTTCAATGCTTTGGCAATGAATGTTCACTATTTCTGGTTTAGGAATTCCTATtaaaaagctctaaaatcattGTAACGTCATTATTTCATAAAATAATCAAACTGAAATCGGATTATTTTTTAATAGTCAAATACAAACCGACCTCAAAAAAACAATAATCCCTCTGCAATATTAAACATCGACCTAGAAGTTCTGGACCCATGAAGAAAATGcaaatatccaatataaaacCCAAAAGGTAGGCTACCATTATGTCAAATCGTGAAATTCGCGTTCAATACTTTTTTTACTGaccaaattattatattttttttacgcaatacaaacaaacaaaaatccagCGTGGACCAGATTGACGCTCTCCCCACTATTTATTGTTCATGCAGTGAGGATTCACTCTCTTTAGataattattttgtaatttatctgcagcaacaacaaaaaaatagctCAAAAAGCAGTAGTACcagtatgcaaatcagggagccGAATGAACGGCTTTCTTATCAATGCATCCAAAAGATCCGCTCGCGAACGAACCATCACTACAAACTGCTGGCTTCCCAGCgacatgtttgttgttgttcGAGATGCAGGATTAGCTACAGTATGTCCTAGGCGACTAGCTAATTGTTTAGGTTTGACTAGTCCAACAATCCCCATAGTTATATGTTCCTAATATGTTAGTTACCATTTGCAGACACGTACTGCACGAGAAGGACTTAAAACAGCCCACAAGGTAAATAACGTTAACAGTTAACTACTGTAAACAAATCCCAGTTGGTCTTACTCGCTAGCTATGCTAACATTATCCTCTAAATATTTACCATAATTTGGGAAAATTGTATTTGAAAGTACAGATATATATTACCCTTTGCTGCTAATAGACAGAGTACTTCTAAAGTCAATCATTTGCATGGATGTCTCAAAGTTTGCCTCAGACAGTAAGTAGTAAGATAGCTAGCAGCAGTGGCTAACCAACTTCTTACCTCATGATCCTTCTTTCCTTGCTTGTCAGCTAATGCCTAAAGGCCCACAGCCTTGATTAATACAAAATCAATGATCTCTTTCAGGGGCCACACTGAAAACCAAGTAGCAGGCAGACCCACATTATCTGGCACCACCATCATAATAATAGGTTAGATAATTACAAGTGTGTGACTTACTGTCGAGTTGAAGACCATCACTTAAGAGGACCACATCACCAGGTAACTACAACAAAGATGGGGAACAATGCAATCAAAGCCCATCTGGAGAACTCACAGAAGACTGGGATCTTTCAGCTGACAGGGAAAGGCCTTCCTGAGGtaacagtcatacacacacacacacacacacacacacacacacacacacacacacacacacacacagtgcccatCCTATAGTCTGCCTGTTATAATGTCCACACTCCACAACAGCCTTTTAACTGGTGCTTTGTTTATTTAGCGGAATTCCATTCAGTTGTGGTTTTTGTCTTGGTCGGTTTGACTGTATGTATTTTTTGCCACTAATGTATTTCAGTTCCCCGAGGAGCTCCAGAGGTTGACTGGAAACCTACGGACTGTAGATCTGTCCTCCAACAAGATCGAAGTGCTACCTGCTGCCATAGGAAACTTCCTTCAGATGAAGAGTCTGACTTTAAACTGTAATAAACTCAGTAAGTAAGTGGTTGTTGCATCCTCAACGTTACCGTCTGTCACACGACAGCATCTGTTGACAAATTTTCAAAACTTTGCTTTCACTGAAAAATGAATGACCATTACGCGCATTGATTATTGATGTGCGTTCATCTGCTTCAATCAATCTCTTTAGCTAGGCTAtatattaagtgtgtgtgtgttttgtgtgtacacAGCAAGTCTCCCAGATGAAATTGGAAAGCTGAAGAAACTAGAGACTCTTTTGCTGAATGGGAATTACCTGACGCAGCTCCCTAGCACTGTAGGACAGTTGAAAGCGTTGCGCACCCTCAGCCTGTCAGGGAACAAATTCCGGGAGTTTCCTGCTGGCCTTGGCTCCCTACGACACCTGGACGTTCTGGACCTGTCCAAGAACCACATCCAGGTGGTGCCTGCTGAGGTGGCGGCCTTGCAGGCCATTGAGATCAATCTCAACCAGAACCAGGTAATCAGGTGTTTATtggtgcatctcaaatggcaccatatttattaaatcaatCAACTTTATCTATAAAGCCcgttttacatcagccgatgtcacaaagtgctgtacagaaacccagcctaaaaccccaaacagcaagcaatgcagatgtagaagcacggtggctaggaaaaactccctagaaagtccagaacataggaagaaacctagagaggaaccaggctctgagtagtggccagtccttttctggctgccgggtggagattataacagaaaatggccaagatgttcaaacgttcatagatgaccagccgggtcagataataataagcacagtggttgtagagggtgcaactgttcagcacctcaggagtaaatgtcagttggcttttcatagccgatcattcagagttagagaccgcaggtgcggtagagagagagtccaaaacagcaagTCCGGGACAAgttagcacgtccagtgaacaggtcagagttccatagctgcaggcagaacagtttcaactggagcagcagcatgaccaggtggactggggacagcaaggagtcatcaggccaggtagtcctgaggcatggtcctagggctcaggtcctcagagagagaattagagggagcatacttaaattcacacaggacaccggatgagaccggagaaatactccagatataacagactgaccctagccccccgacacaaactattgcagtataaatactggaggctgagacaggaggggtcgggagacactgtggccccgtccgacgatacccccagacagggccaaacaggcagcatataaccccacccactttgccaaagcacagccccacaccactagagggatatcttcaaccaccaaccttactactctgagacaaggcagagtatagcccaagaagatctcccccacggcatgaacccgaggggggcgccaacccggataGGAAGATCACTTCAGtggctcaacccactcaagtgaagcacccctcctagggacagcatggaagagcaccagtaagccagtgactcagcccccgtaatagggttagaggcagagaatcccagtggagagaggggaaccggccaggcagagacagcaagggcggttcgtcgctccagtgcctttccgttcacctccaCACccatgggccagactacactcaaatcatactgaagagatgagtcttcaataaagacttgaaGGTCAAGactgagtctgcatctctcacatggataggcagaccattccataaaaatggagctctataggagaaagctctgcctccagctgtttgcttaaaaaATTCTAgcgacagtaaggaggcctgcatcttgtgactgtagcgtacgtgtaggtatgtacggcaggaccaaatcggacagataggtaggagcaagcccatgtaatgctttgtaggttagcagtaaaaccttgaaatccgccctagccttaacaggaagccagtgtagaggctagcactggagtaatatgatcacattttttggttctagtcaagattctagcagccgtgtagcactaactgaagtttattttgtgctttatccggtagccggaaagtagagcattgcagtagtctaatctagcaGTGACAAaatatggatacatttttctgcatcatttttggacagaaagtttttgATTTTTGctatgttacgaagatggaaaaaatctttccttgaaatattcttgatagagatcagggtccagagtaatgccaaggtctttcacagttttatttgagatgactgtacaaccatcaagaataattgtcagattcaacagaagatctttgtttcttgggacctagaactagcatctctgttttgtccgagtttaaaagtaacaaatttgccgccatccacttccttatgtctgaaacacaggcttccaaggagggcaatttggggcttcaccatgtttaattgaaatgtacagctgtgtattccctacatttacattttagtcatttagcagacactcttatccagagcgacttatagttGTTTTATCTTAAGACAACCaaatatctcagtcatagtaagtacatttttcctcaattaactagctatcagcaaagtcagtgctagtacgGGGGGGGAAAAGTCAGGTGCGAGTGTAAGTTTACAAAAGGAGATGAGGGGTGCTGTGAGATTATTTAAGacactctttgaagaggtaggctTTCacatgttttcagaagatgggcagtgactctgctgtcctagcttccgGAAGTTGGTTTCCAACATTGGTGTGCCAGGACAGTGAAGAGCTTTGGTTGagcaggagctgccctcccgtaggggttgTGAGGCCAAGGTATCGGAGGGGGCAGAACGGAGTACTCTGGTTGGGgtatagggtttgagcatagcctgaaggtagggagggtcTGTttctcttgctgctctgtaggcaattaccatggtcttgtagtggatgcgagcttcgactggaagccagtggagtagtccagacgggagataacaagtgcctggattacgACCttcgccacttcctgtgtgaggtagggttatactctatggatgttgtagagcatgaacctgcaggagcgatttactgctttgatgtttgcagagaacgacagggtgttgtccagggtcacaccaaggttctttgcattCTGGGAGGTGGACAGCGTGGAGTTATCAACCGTGATGGAGAAGTCTTGGACCGGGCAGGCCTTCCACCGGGGGGAAGAGcagcagctctgtcttgttggGGTGGaagggccgacatccaagctaaAATATCTGCCAAGCACGCAGAGATGCATGTCACCACTTGGGTGTCagaaaggggaaggagaaaagtagttgagtgtcatctgcatagcaatgataagaAGGACCATGTGAGGATTTGACGGAGCCgactgacttggtgtatagagaagaggagagggcctagaaccgagccctgggagacaccagtagtgagagtaggtTGTGCAGACACAGACCCTCTCCATGCCATCTGGTAGAAgcagcctgccaggtaggatgcaatccaagagtgtgcagagcctgagacgcccagccctgagagggtggagatgaggatctgatggttcacaattTTAAAggcactgtgaaccatcagacgGAGAGAGTCCgctttggcagtgtggagagcctccgtgacctggagaagagcagtcttggttgatttacccgtcttgaagcctgactggttaaggtcaagaagatcgttctgagagagatatcGAGAGTTTATCAGAGACGGCACGCTCAAGTTTTTTCGAAAAATAAGAAAGTGATTCCGGTCTTTAGTTTTTGATGTCAGAGGGGTCGAGTGTTAGTTTCTTGAGggattttgaagtcagaggggacgcagccagtaGTCAGggatgaggaatgggagaaggtctctagagatggtctggaggaggggatggggccAAGTGGGCAGGCTGCCAGACTTCACTAgttgcaggatttcatctggagagaggggagagagatcaaGGTATAaggttctgtgtgagtgggaccagtggactcaataggctgagtgaatgaggagcgtaTGTCGTCTACCtacttttcaaagtggttgacaaagttgtccgcagagagggagggggtggatgattaaggagtggggagaaggtggaaaatagtttcctagggttagaggcagaagcttgacattGAGTGATataaagtggctttagcagctaATAGATATAGTGCACCAATTTTAACCAGGTACCTAATCTAAtctacagaaccagtcaaaagtttggtcatacctactcattccaggatttttctttatttttactattttttacattgtggaatttgtcggatgtggcagggcctgcaaactattatagactgcaaagggaagcacagccgcgagctgcccagtgacacaagcctaccagacgagctaaatcacttctatgctcgcttcaaggcaagaaacactgaggcatgcatgagagcatcagctgttccggacgactgtgtgatcagccggcgtgagtaagacctttaaacaggtaaacattcacaaggccgctgggccagacggattaccaggacgtgtgctccgggcatgtgctgaccaactggcaggtgtctttactgacattttcaacatgtccctgattgagtctgtaataccaacatgcttcaagcagtccaccatagtccctgtgcccaagagcactaaggtaacctgcctaaatgactacagacccgtagcactctcgtccgtagccatgaagtgctttgaaaggctggtaatggctcacattaacaccattatcccagaaaccctggacccactccaatttgcataccgctcaaacagatccacagatgatgcaatctctattgcactccacactgccctttcccacctggacaaaaggaacacctacgtgagaatgctattcattggctacagctcagcgttcaacaccatagtgccctcaaagctcatcactaagctaaggaccctgggactaaacacctccctctacaactggatcctggacttcctgacgggtcgcccccaggtggtgagggtaggtagcaacacatctgccactctgatcctcaacactggagccgctcaggggtacgtgctcagtcccctcatgtactccctgttcacccatgactgcatggccaggcacgagtccaacaccatcattaagtttgcaggcgacacaacagcctgatcactgacaacgatgagaccgcctatagggaggtctCAACggaatcaagacaaaggagatgattgtggactacaggaaaaggaggaccgagcacacccccattctcatcgacggggctatagtggagcaggttgagcgcttcaagttccttggtgtccac is from Salvelinus sp. IW2-2015 linkage group LG9, ASM291031v2, whole genome shotgun sequence and encodes:
- the LOC111968482 gene encoding leucine-rich repeat-containing protein 57-like, whose product is MGNNAIKAHLENSQKTGIFQLTGKGLPEFPEELQRLTGNLRTVDLSSNKIEVLPAAIGNFLQMKSLTLNCNKLTSLPDEIGKLKKLETLLLNGNYLTQLPSTVGQLKALRTLSLSGNKFREFPAGLGSLRHLDVLDLSKNHIQVVPAEVAALQAIEINLNQNQISVVSAEVSTCQRLKVLRLEENCLELTSIPVSILTTSQVSLLSVEGNLFEVKNMRDLEGYEKYMERFTATKKKFA